In a single window of the Mesorhizobium shangrilense genome:
- a CDS encoding helix-turn-helix domain-containing protein, producing MSQTVAIGGLMRHAFLLHRRDRRHVPTHNLEVRRVPDSTSIFDDEPDLDTFGGRLSRARDAVGLTAKELAWRLGVKTATIKAWECDRSQPEARCLATLAGLLNVSLSWMLHGVGPSPDEPDTSTLVGAVNSQLDRLKLLHLETGHLINRLEGDLDRLRQPLPAE from the coding sequence TTGTCGCAAACGGTTGCGATCGGCGGCTTGATGCGACATGCTTTCCTGCTTCACCGTCGTGACCGACGACATGTTCCCACTCACAATCTGGAGGTGCGCCGGGTGCCGGACAGCACGAGCATTTTCGACGACGAACCTGACCTTGACACATTTGGCGGACGCCTTTCCCGCGCGCGGGACGCCGTGGGCCTCACAGCCAAGGAACTGGCGTGGCGCCTCGGCGTGAAGACCGCCACAATAAAAGCATGGGAGTGCGACCGCTCCCAGCCCGAGGCCCGTTGCCTGGCAACGCTGGCCGGCCTGCTCAACGTGAGCCTTTCCTGGATGCTGCATGGCGTTGGGCCATCGCCCGACGAACCTGATACCTCCACGCTGGTCGGCGCGGTCAACTCCCAGCTCGACCGGCTAAAGCTGCTTCATCTGGAAACCGGGCATCTCATCAATCGCCTCGAGGGTGATCTGGACCGGTTGCGGCAGCCGCTTCCCGCCGAATAA